Genomic segment of Juglans microcarpa x Juglans regia isolate MS1-56 chromosome 7S, Jm3101_v1.0, whole genome shotgun sequence:
AGTCTGACAGTGGATGCGGGCTGTGTAGTGCTGGGTGTCAAATATTCTGATGTGCTAACAAGTGGAAACATTTCATATCTCTAATCCATACTACTAAGCCAAAAGTTTGAGGTCCATTCTCTTTTCTTCAACCTCTATTTGGTAGAAGGGCGCCTATTCCTAATAATTCATATCCGGTATTATTTGAGTCTCggtaaaataagaaagaaagtaGACAAAACgtgcatgcagtagtactactggAGCTAGCAGCAAGAATTTTTGAAGCAAAATTCATGATGTGCTTAAGAGTTAAGACCCTTTTTCCAATCGGACAAGACAAAGAGCACTAAAGAAGACAAAAgtagcatatatattatatataccagCTGATAGTCATGGTTTTGGATTCAGAATCGCGCAGCTAGCTTCTTTATGATCATGTACCGGGACGTGGGAATTATAGCCAACAAGATCAGAATAAATATTGAGAGCGCAAGAAAAAGATAGTCTATGGAATAATGAGTTGTTGCTCCCTGATCCATGGATAACATGTAGCATGAGCCACCAAGGAAAATTGCTCCATGGATGCAGGAAAGATTAAAGCTAGCTGCCTCCTTTCCTCTACTGAATTTTCCATTATTATTTTGCATGCTTTGGCTGGGGAACTCATGACAACTGCTCAGAAACTTTTGTATCAACGACAGTACTACTGCGTGGGCTTAATTAAGACGTGTTAATGTAGAACGTACATGCCCCAATACTTTAATGCATGCTCAATGGTTCGAAACCAGTAGTGAAGATACTGCATGCCACAGGTCTAAGACCAGTGGAAGGGCACAAGCTAGCTAGGCGTGCACTGATAATATCGTTGGGCGCCAGTGCACGCGTCCTCGATCCATTTCCAGGCAGGTTGAACAAAGGCGTGCACCACGCATGCATGCCCAGCGCGGCCAATAACGTGCGTCTTGGAATAAAGATTAATTATAGGAATAAAATATTGGCTCTAAGTTACATTTTGACTCTTTAGTGCGTGTCGTCAaatgttttagtaaaaaaaaaaaaaaaaacgaaaaaagcttcataaaattaaacttgGTTTCatatagtaaatttatattataaagtaaatttaatatatcacataaaatcacatcaatttgtaaatttatttttataaaatttatgtggCTGTAAGCTCTGCTGTGATATTACATTTGAGAAGTAgaagtttttactctttataatattctaatgagactctaattatattattgattaatcattttagagtatagaccATATAGCTTAGACTTTCTATTCTGCTCTCTAATCTAATTAATGGAATAAgccctaaaaataaatatacctaCTTGCCTACATTTATTTGCACGTAGGTATGTCTCGCATTGGATCGAGATCGAGAGATAATGCACGCCCCAACCAAAAGCTAGTATAACACCATGCATttgcaaaattttcttttgctatGTCTTGATCACCTTTTTCTAATTAACCTTACCGTGCACTTTTTCAATTCTTGATTCATGCATTTTCAGGTGGGGTTAGTTTTAGAAATCTAGTCCTTGCACTTTTCTTTCCCGAAACCCTACGTGCCTATCACAAATCTACTTTAGACAAAGGCCAGCagacaaaggaaaaaagaaaaagtgatcaGATGAATTGTGAAAGATCGATCGAACAAGCTACATCCATCGATCAGGAACGTCACACTTATCTATAATTCAGTAGACCTTTCTAAATCTTCCTCCAAATCATGATAATTACCAAGCTttattgagaatgaaattttgtttttcccatAAATGTTTGTCAACCATAACTTTTTTGCATGCCCTACGTACCATCGATCCATCctttttcacttttcctttAGAAAATACTAGGAATTAGTTTCCATAAATGTACCGCTCAAAATTACCGCTaacgtattttatttttttaaatgtttaactAAGTTACTACTAGTGTTTTGTGTAttcttttaacattaaaaaattaaaacaaaaaccaaatgtACTAGCTAGGGATACACTTGAGGGGGCTGAGTTGTAGCACCCTTTTCCTTTCTCATCCTCTTGCTGCAACCTAATGATCAAACCTTGATAGATATGGCAATGGCCTTACTCGGAGCTAGGCTTCTAATTAACTTCAACTCCAATGCTCAATTGCTCACAATCCACACAGTCACTAGGCAATGAAATAGAGGAAATATGTtatattcttcatttttatgATCTCACTCTTGTTTTATTGTGTTGATCatgtagtaattaattaatacccattaattttttaaagatataatttaaaatatatagcatataataatttatggaTGATATCATGATATcgacacaattttttttattaatcatccTCAAATTCTTAACCCGTAACCACGTGGCATTCCATgaatgaatgataaataatttttgtaataatataatgtaatttttgaaaatgagatgagaattttttattttagatgaaagtttaaaatattattattgttttaaaattaaaaaaaaattaaattatttattatattttttttatgaaattgaaaaagttataatcatatgagatgaaaattttagaagGATGCCCCATCTCATCACATGCCCCAATCAGATCACaaggatgatgataaaaaacAATCATTAGTGACTACTTTTCCTAATTATAACCCTACATGTTTAAAGTTCCAACATGAAACGAAGCCCTTCGATCAGAAAGAAGATCACGTGGGTTGATTACTGCATATATAGTGCATGCAGCAGCACAAAATGATAACGATCACGTGACCTATCATCACGCGCGTCAGGGCTGTAGTAGTTCTGTGTTAGTCTGTCCTCCCATTGAAGgcttaagaaagaaaatatacagAAGTTTTGAAGACAATCtacttttgctttcttttttttatttttgggtacCTGTTTTGCTCTTTTCACAGGCCTTTCTAACCCACGTTCAAACCCAAATGCCCATCGAACAGTCAACATGCTTAACAAATTAAACCCTAATATTCAAAATGATCATCATAACCTTCCAAAGATggctaaacaaaagaaaaatacacgACCCTTGATTTCTTTAGAAGTCCTCTTTCCATAATGAGAGAATATTAGTAATGATATTCCTCAGACATCCATCAAAATAACAATTCCTCAAGCACATACATAGACCACCAACATAattaagtattaactatatCCTTCTAccaatccctctctctctctctctctctctctctctctctcataagtCATAGACTCATATGTACAAACTACAAAGTCCTTGAGGGTACTTCTGTTAACATCTTCACAGAACACAAGTGGGCAGCAAGCAGCTTGTGAAAAACCTCAACCCTCTCTTCTGCAGAAAAAACAAAAGCGAAAAAAGTATATTAAAAACTATGCACAAATTTGAGGGTACATAATTATagccttataaaaaaattattaaagggAGAAAGGGTTTTGAGGATCTATACCTTTCTAGATTTTGCATAGAGGACTTCGGGGGAGATTTTGTACAAGTCTTCATCCACAGGTTTTGGGGCTGCCCTTGGCATAGAAGTTGGCGGACTTGTTGGTTCCTCCACGTCACTAACCCAGCTTTGCTTTTTATCTTCCTTGACGTAAGGGCCACGAACTTTTGTCTGCAATTTATCAAAGCCGGTAATTAATATTGACCATCAACATTATATTTGAAACGTAATATGCGCAGGCATGCAGTACTACATGCATGTAGGAAAAAGAATGTCTAGCTAGCCATCATAATTACACCGTTTGGACTTTAGAGGGTTCATTTCCTCTGTTTTCAACAGGTTCCTGTCCAAGCCTCAACATCGATCCGGTAGGGAAAACATGTCGGTcccattaaaaacataaaagcaTTTGCaaaagatgagttgaatttCGCTCCAATGGCTTTCACCAAAGGAGGTGCTTCTTTTGAGTTTTAAGGACTTTTCCTTTGTGGGGTGGGGATAACTTCTTTTAATATAATCAAGCATGAAAAGTTGGGTCCATGGTTAATGTGGTCACGCTCGTAGTTTTTGAATCAATCCTTTTGATCCCCACGCCAAAGTAGTGCCCTACATGCTTTCTAAAGCAGATCatcatgtgatttttttttttcttttccaccaTGAATGATCATTCATGATTCACCATCACGCGCAAAGAtatgatcaaaagagaaaaggagaaaagCAAGAGACAATACACAAGAAAGAGTAAAGGATTACAACCACTGAATATGTACCCCATGCTCTAATACAATACGAGAAAATATTATCTTGTAATGCAGAGAAAATTAGCACCTTTTATCAGCTGCAGAATTGTAATTTATAGGAATagttttcatctcttttttagCCAAAAACTAAAATTCCTAAGCAAGATAAGGAGTGGTAAAGACAACCAGCTTTAGCTTACCCTTCGCCGAGGAACAACGATCATGGCGGGTGTGACCACATTATTCTCATACAAATCTCCAGCCACATACAAATCACGCTCTTCAGAAAAGCTGTAACGTAGCAACCCGGCCTCCCTTGCTGACTCAAAGCACTGAGTGAATGGCAGGTCGTCGTTCCAATCCCAGCTCCCAAAAGCCGGAACATGACTTCTCATATAGTAATCCTATTCACAAACCAAAAACAAGATTCTTAATACATGACATAGATAAATATATCAGAAGAAGAACATGAAGAGTATGAACTTTTTTGGGGAGACAAGTGAGAAAAAAGAAGTCTCACTTGATCCATTAAGGTAGAACTGGAGAGGTTTATGAATCTAGGAGCAATATAGATCAGCGGAGCCTCGAAGGTTATAAAATGTCTActctttctctgtttcttttaTAATGCAAGGTAGAGCGTGGGTTTACTACCAATTTATGAAGGGAGATGCATTCACGGAGAATGAGGGAGAGGTAGTAAAGTAGGCCTGGCCTGGCCAGGGGGGTATGGGTCCAATGGGATCCAAAGCAACACAACTTCATgggtaaaaaagaaagaaagtaaactCTGATAACGATGTTTCACAGTAGCCAGACAGTAGGACAAAGCGGTAAGGCAAGTGAGAGAGATAGGGATAAATCGGATGCTTTGGTTCAGATTCTTTTAAATTCTATCCTTAACTTTATCAAGGGTTTTTGCTTTGCCTTGTTTGTCGCTGAACAGTTGTATATTCAAATGCATGATAAAAGCCATAAAAGTTGGttgcttctttctttctttcttggggTTCTCCAATCTCAAAGCAAAACGCCTGGCCGGTAACAGGCCAGCTTTTGAACCCTACACGCCTGATCGATGAAACTTTGTGCTCTGTGCAATGGAGAAGAGCATCCCTCAGACCGGAGTTAAAGTGGAGTAATTTATTTGGCATTGACAAGTCAGTACAGAAGTCAACACTCAGCAGTACTGTATCAGCTagcagtagtagtagtactttGCATTTTTGCAGTTCAGAGCTCAAACAGCTTGCTGTGTACACCATACACAAGAATATCTTTAACTATAGAAGATATATATCGTACGGTTCCTACTCTCTGTAATGGTTAGAGTTGCAGAGAGGCCAGAGAATTGGCGTGGCCTTATTGTGCTCTCTTCTCGAAATTTTGACCTTGGCCTTTGACAATCCTGCATGCGCTGATCATGGATGAATTAATAATCTGTATTTTGGTCTATTATGTATATAGCATTTGTGATCAATTATACTCGTAAGTTTATTTATTGAAACGTTAATTAAGCATATATTAATATGGAAATTTGACAcattaaccaaaaaaataataatattttaacttttttatgtcACAGTTGATGACCTTATGGTAAGAATTTAAcacataaactaataaaaaatattttattttatttttttttaggatagATGCGATATTCTTGCATGAGTAAAACTAGGGTTTTGTAGTGTGGAATTTTTGAGCAAAAGAGTTGCCCAAGGCAGAAGTCAAATGGATTCGCTCCATTGTCATATAACATGGAGATTCTAACCATTTTTGTACTTTCTAGCAGCATCAAAACAAGTACtggtaaaagaaaatgatagtacACCTCCTGCAGCTTAATTGATAAGCTTATCCAATTAAGCTTAGAGTAGTGTTCTAGAATATCTTATAAGCATCTGCTGAAGCTTAAAGTCACCCTCAAATGATTCAGATagtacaatattattataaaattaattacagcctcaaaaacatttttaaatcagtaATAAGTACTTGCCActcattaatattatatatgatcgatCGTACGTGTTGATCATCGAAGACCAATTTTGCTAAACGATATCTCATGCATCGATCGTTCTCATGATCATGTGTTGAAtaagaatataagaaaatactactatgtccattttttttttacacctttATTTGAGCGTtggtcaatatttttttttttttacttagtaattaaaaaaataattttaaatatattggtgtattttttttcatttttttaaatgtatttaaatatgttaaaaaaatatgaaaaaaatagaaaaaaaaaatttttacactAGGCGGTATGAAAACTCTTTGGGaataattgaatatatatatatttacagttataaaatgaGCAAgcgttatatacttttttaaaaaaaataattaaatatgagattcataaaaaaaaattaatttatctatgataaaactaactctttttaaaaagagtatgcAATCACtgcatattaatttatatatatatatagagagatcAGAGTattgctacatatatatatatatatatagtattgctACTCTGACCTCTATTGATGTGGCACTACTATATAATGTTACGTTGTagcgtattaaaaaaaataaaaagtatatattattaggggtgtaaccggtccggtccggtccggttttggacaaaatctagaaccgaaccggtatgtaccggtttttcatttttcaaaaccgattacgtccCGGCTACCCTCttaaaccggtacatccggttttaccagtttccggtccggtccggttcggttttccagtttttttaaaatgtaaaaaatatataataaattattacttcttataataaaatgttattaataatttaatatatatatattacgtttaaagcatatgatcaattaaattttcatctttaagattaaacttttattttataaattataataaaattatcttatatataattatattaataacatatgatcaaaaaaattacaaatgttcatatttaagattaacattttatgttataatttataaattataatatgaaattatttcatatatgatatataattatatattatatataaaaatttaatatgtaattatatattatatataaaa
This window contains:
- the LOC121240380 gene encoding uncharacterized protein LOC121240380 translates to MDQDYYMRSHVPAFGSWDWNDDLPFTQCFESAREAGLLRYSFSEERDLYVAGDLYENNVVTPAMIVVPRRRTKVRGPYVKEDKKQSWVSDVEEPTSPPTSMPRAAPKPVDEDLYKISPEVLYAKSRKKRGLRFFTSCLLPTCVL